The following are encoded in a window of Sutcliffiella horikoshii genomic DNA:
- the aroA gene encoding 3-phosphoshikimate 1-carboxyvinyltransferase — protein MKMKKLTGTASGLKGTIQIPGDKSISHRSVMFGSMAKGKTTVENFLPGDDCLSTISCFSKLGVKIEQNGSNVTVYGNGLKGLRESSEILDVGNSGTTARLMMGILSGLPIHSVLIGDESIAKRPMKRVTVPLRDMGARIQGNQDGNFTPISIQGGGLRGLDYVSPVASAQVKSAILLAGLQAEGVTSVSEPFKSRDHTERMLRAFGVEVKEEEGGKVSLVGGQKLVSDLHIVVPGDISSAAFFLVAGAIVPGSRITLERVGLNPTRTGILEVLKNMGASLSYSNVIEDGPEPYADITVESSDLKGVEIGGDIIPRLIDEVPIIALMATQAEGTTVIKDAEELKVKETNRIDTVVNELKKLGADIEATEDGMIIKGKIRLHGCTLDSYGDHRIGMMGAVASLIAEGETVLQNDKAINVSYPSFFEHMESLRRG, from the coding sequence GTGAAAATGAAAAAACTTACAGGTACCGCAAGTGGATTAAAAGGAACCATTCAAATCCCTGGAGATAAATCTATTTCCCATCGTTCTGTCATGTTTGGGTCTATGGCGAAAGGCAAAACGACAGTGGAGAATTTCCTCCCAGGTGATGACTGCCTAAGTACAATCAGTTGTTTCTCCAAGCTTGGAGTGAAGATAGAACAGAATGGCTCCAATGTGACGGTATATGGAAACGGATTGAAGGGACTTCGAGAGTCATCAGAAATATTGGATGTCGGGAATTCCGGAACAACAGCGCGACTGATGATGGGGATCCTCTCCGGTTTGCCAATACACTCTGTCTTGATAGGGGACGAGTCTATCGCCAAACGACCAATGAAACGGGTGACGGTTCCATTACGTGATATGGGGGCAAGAATACAAGGGAACCAAGATGGCAATTTCACGCCGATCTCTATTCAAGGAGGCGGCTTACGTGGTCTTGATTACGTGTCACCTGTCGCAAGCGCCCAAGTGAAGTCTGCCATTCTGTTGGCGGGTTTGCAGGCTGAAGGAGTAACCTCTGTTAGTGAACCGTTTAAATCCAGGGATCATACAGAAAGAATGCTTCGTGCGTTTGGTGTGGAAGTAAAAGAAGAGGAAGGCGGAAAGGTAAGCTTGGTTGGTGGGCAGAAGCTGGTGTCCGATCTGCATATTGTTGTTCCTGGAGATATTTCTTCTGCAGCGTTTTTCCTGGTGGCTGGTGCGATTGTGCCCGGTAGTAGAATCACACTGGAGAGGGTAGGGTTGAATCCTACTCGTACTGGGATTTTAGAGGTGTTGAAAAATATGGGGGCAAGTCTTTCCTACTCTAATGTGATAGAGGATGGACCGGAACCTTATGCCGATATTACCGTTGAGTCTTCTGATCTTAAAGGTGTTGAAATTGGCGGAGATATCATCCCACGGCTGATTGATGAAGTGCCTATCATCGCTTTGATGGCTACCCAGGCTGAAGGAACAACGGTAATCAAGGATGCAGAAGAGCTGAAGGTGAAGGAAACTAACCGCATTGATACGGTTGTTAATGAGCTGAAAAAGCTTGGGGCAGACATTGAGGCAACAGAGGACGGAATGATTATCAAGGGAAAAATAAGGTTGCATGGCTGCACGCTTGATAGCTACGGGGATCACCGTATCGGTATGATGGGGGCCGTTGCGAGTCTCATTGCAGAAGGCGAGACAGTTCTTCAAAATGATAAGGCAATCAATGTTTCTTACCCGAGCTTCTTTGAGCATATGGAGAGTTTGAGAAGAGGTTGA
- the trpD gene encoding anthranilate phosphoribosyltransferase → MFKAYLTKLIDGANLTAEEAESAMDLMMKGEVTSSQIASFISILRFRGESFDEMLGFTKAMRGHMKPISYTHPHLIDTCGTGGDGASTFNISTASAIVAASGGAKVAKHGNRAVSSSSGSADVLEQLQLPVQQTLEEATENLQVNGMSFLFAPIYHEAMKHAVAPRKEIGFRTIFNLLGPLANPVRCKKQVIGVFSADYAYKMAEVLNELGSEHVLIVAGEDGLDEITITASTHVVEVKNGKISSYTIAPEDFGFERGRLEDIQVCNSLQSAHLIKQIFQNKSNENARNIVCLNAGAALYVSGITDTIHKGVELALQLIEENKPYELLQQLKKAGVTEHVN, encoded by the coding sequence ATGTTTAAAGCCTATTTAACAAAATTAATAGATGGAGCGAACCTTACAGCAGAAGAAGCGGAAAGTGCGATGGATCTAATGATGAAAGGGGAAGTCACCTCCAGTCAGATTGCAAGTTTCATCTCTATCCTCAGATTCCGCGGGGAGAGCTTTGATGAGATGTTGGGTTTCACAAAAGCGATGCGAGGCCACATGAAGCCAATATCTTATACGCACCCTCATTTAATAGACACATGCGGTACAGGAGGAGATGGCGCCTCTACCTTCAATATTTCTACAGCTTCTGCAATTGTGGCGGCAAGCGGCGGGGCAAAAGTAGCCAAACATGGAAATCGGGCAGTTTCTTCTTCCAGTGGTAGTGCGGATGTGTTGGAACAGTTGCAACTTCCTGTCCAACAAACATTAGAAGAAGCGACGGAAAACCTTCAAGTAAACGGAATGAGCTTTCTATTTGCCCCTATCTATCACGAGGCAATGAAGCATGCGGTCGCTCCTAGAAAGGAAATCGGTTTCCGGACTATCTTTAATCTGCTTGGTCCTTTAGCCAATCCTGTTCGTTGTAAAAAACAAGTAATCGGGGTGTTTTCGGCCGATTATGCATATAAGATGGCAGAAGTGTTAAATGAGCTCGGCTCCGAACATGTATTGATTGTAGCTGGGGAAGATGGGTTAGATGAAATTACGATTACTGCAAGCACGCATGTGGTGGAAGTGAAAAACGGAAAAATATCCTCTTATACGATAGCTCCAGAGGATTTTGGGTTTGAACGAGGCCGACTGGAAGACATTCAGGTATGTAACAGTTTGCAGAGTGCCCATCTTATCAAACAGATTTTTCAAAACAAAAGCAATGAAAATGCACGAAATATCGTTTGTTTGAATGCTGGTGCGGCTCTGTATGTATCAGGAATTACCGATACGATCCATAAGGGTGTAGAGCTTGCCCTCCAATTAATTGAGGAAAATAAACCGTACGAACTATTACAGCAACTAAAGAAGGCAGGGGTGACGGAACATGTTAACTAA
- a CDS encoding ReoY family proteolytic degradation factor, whose amino-acid sequence MATPVSVNEKKDFIRWFLGNYQLKRRECVWILNYLMSHDQLMKKVHFVEQAQFCPRGIIMSTHCVEEVPFRFYKENVMTTDAEKSFHDIRLNRDEDIYIQLNFRSVYHSPQYAAVLEDNPFMPKQPQINEKDRILAERMLEESIYTFQKEKLLKLIDEALDRQDEEAFRKLTGQLKRL is encoded by the coding sequence GTGGCTACCCCTGTATCTGTCAACGAGAAGAAGGACTTTATAAGGTGGTTCTTAGGAAACTATCAGTTAAAAAGACGTGAATGTGTATGGATTTTAAACTATTTAATGAGTCATGACCAGTTGATGAAGAAAGTTCACTTTGTCGAGCAAGCCCAGTTCTGTCCACGGGGAATTATCATGTCAACCCATTGTGTAGAAGAAGTTCCATTCAGATTCTATAAGGAAAATGTCATGACGACGGACGCCGAAAAATCCTTCCATGACATCAGGCTTAATCGTGATGAGGATATTTATATACAATTAAATTTCCGGTCAGTCTATCATTCCCCACAATACGCTGCGGTGCTTGAAGATAATCCGTTTATGCCTAAACAGCCCCAAATCAATGAAAAGGATCGGATCTTAGCAGAAAGGATGCTAGAAGAATCCATTTACACCTTTCAAAAAGAGAAGCTGTTGAAATTAATTGATGAAGCGTTGGACCGGCAAGATGAAGAGGCGTTTCGTAAACTTACAGGTCAGTTGAAAAGATTATAG
- the trpC gene encoding indole-3-glycerol phosphate synthase TrpC, translating to MLTNIVETKKVEVKNLTLPSQKQVQRYSFYEALANPKRHIGVIAEMKKASPSKGILKESFAPIDIGAEYEKVGVDAISVLTDQTYFKGSKHDLMMVKETTSLPVLRKDFIIDPIQVEESARIGADAILLIAEILTDKKLAALYKQATDLGLDVLVEVHSLDRLSQLLQTITPKIIGVNNRNLATFETDIQTTKELSAHIPSSSLLVSESGILTAEDLRQVKEFGAKAVLVGEAFMKDQTPGIGVRRLFGELERV from the coding sequence ATGTTAACTAATATTGTCGAGACGAAAAAGGTGGAAGTAAAAAATTTAACGCTTCCTTCCCAGAAACAGGTACAGCGTTACTCCTTTTACGAGGCACTTGCCAATCCCAAGCGTCATATAGGCGTGATAGCAGAAATGAAAAAGGCTTCCCCATCAAAGGGGATCTTAAAAGAAAGCTTTGCTCCTATCGATATTGGAGCGGAATATGAAAAAGTTGGAGTGGATGCGATATCCGTCCTCACAGATCAGACCTATTTTAAAGGTTCAAAACACGATTTGATGATGGTAAAGGAAACAACAAGCCTTCCTGTACTGAGAAAAGATTTTATTATAGATCCGATTCAAGTTGAGGAAAGTGCCCGTATTGGAGCAGATGCGATTTTGTTGATAGCGGAAATTCTTACCGATAAAAAACTGGCAGCATTATATAAACAAGCAACAGATTTAGGCTTAGATGTACTGGTGGAAGTGCACAGCCTGGATAGGTTGTCACAACTCCTGCAAACAATCACTCCAAAGATCATTGGAGTCAATAATAGAAATCTAGCAACCTTTGAAACAGATATTCAAACGACCAAGGAACTCTCAGCTCACATACCAAGCTCTTCCTTGCTTGTGAGTGAAAGCGGCATACTGACTGCAGAGGACCTGCGCCAAGTAAAAGAGTTTGGTGCAAAAGCCGTGCTGGTTGGGGAAGCGTTCATGAAAGACCAAACCCCAGGGATCGGAGTAAGAAGATTATTTGGAGAGCTTGAACGTGTTTAA
- the hisC gene encoding histidinol-phosphate transaminase, which translates to MDIKEQLLNLTPYQPGKTMEEVKRELGLDKIVKLASNENPYGCSPAVQEALIAQLSKSATYPDGYARDLREVLAVQTGVGEKELIFGNGSDEVIQIVCRALLKPGKNTVMPTPSFPQYKHNAIIEGAEVREIPLKDGYHQLDEMLNSIDENTAIVWLCSPNNPTGTYIKEELLLEFIKKVPSSTLVVVDEAYKEYVTSEDYPVTVNLLKDYPNLMITRTFSKAYGLASFRIGYGIANEKLIRLIEPAREPFNTNSLAQVAAKAAVGDQSFIKDCVSKNKEGLEQYYAFCDEMKLAYYPSEGNFILIDFQTDSDVLFQYLMKKGYIVRSGKALGYPTCLRITVGTKDQNAEIISYLKEYKMKQAI; encoded by the coding sequence ATGGATATTAAAGAACAACTGCTTAACTTAACCCCATATCAACCTGGTAAAACAATGGAAGAAGTGAAGAGGGAATTAGGGTTAGACAAAATAGTGAAACTCGCTTCCAACGAGAATCCTTATGGCTGCTCTCCGGCTGTACAAGAGGCATTGATAGCACAGCTTAGCAAGTCCGCAACATACCCTGATGGTTATGCAAGAGACTTGCGAGAAGTACTTGCAGTTCAAACTGGTGTAGGAGAAAAAGAGCTTATTTTCGGAAATGGTTCTGATGAGGTCATTCAAATTGTTTGCCGAGCACTATTAAAACCTGGGAAAAATACTGTTATGCCAACTCCTTCATTCCCACAATACAAGCACAACGCCATTATAGAAGGGGCAGAAGTTCGAGAAATTCCATTAAAAGATGGTTATCACCAGCTTGACGAAATGCTTAACTCCATTGATGAGAATACAGCGATCGTTTGGTTATGCAGTCCGAATAACCCTACAGGAACGTATATCAAGGAAGAGTTGCTTCTAGAATTTATTAAGAAAGTCCCTAGCAGCACTTTAGTTGTTGTGGATGAAGCATACAAGGAGTATGTCACATCAGAGGACTATCCTGTAACGGTGAATCTGTTAAAAGACTACCCAAACCTTATGATTACCCGTACATTCTCGAAAGCTTACGGCCTTGCAAGTTTTCGAATCGGATATGGAATTGCGAATGAAAAGCTTATTCGTCTCATCGAACCGGCAAGGGAACCTTTTAACACGAACTCCCTGGCTCAAGTCGCTGCAAAGGCTGCAGTAGGAGACCAATCTTTTATTAAAGATTGTGTATCAAAAAATAAAGAAGGTTTAGAGCAATATTACGCATTCTGCGATGAAATGAAGCTTGCTTATTATCCTTCTGAAGGGAACTTCATCTTAATAGACTTTCAGACTGACTCCGATGTATTGTTTCAATACTTAATGAAAAAAGGGTATATTGTCCGCTCAGGAAAAGCTTTAGGTTATCCGACTTGTTTACGTATTACAGTCGGAACAAAAGATCAAAACGCAGAAATCATCTCTTACTTGAAAGAATATAAAATGAAGCAAGCTATTTGA
- a CDS encoding tetratricopeptide repeat protein encodes MSYTVIDKALELIDNGDIEQGLTILKENESKCGEEDLFQTAQIYQQLGMLEDAKQLYQNLLYQFPNESDLIISLAEVHIDLDEEDEAMGLLENIAEDDEVYIQSLLLLADLYQAQGLFEVSEQKLLAAKKLAPNEPIISLALGEVYLSQGDYKKAIPFYESVLPHAGEIEFSLQERLAECYSATGQFEEAMPYFDQALQKELKIDVLFQYGFTAFQAGYFKTSIEKLNQVKEMDYEYSSLYLYLAKAYEHEGLLEDSLRVAKEGLAVNEYNKELQVYGAKVAMKQQNVQEAERLLREAIAIDPGYVEAALTLTKIFLQEERYEDVIDCLNELINFGESDPQYDWDLAVAYQQTEKYSDALNHYRQAYTSFKDDSSFLYDYAHFLLEEGKREEAKPLFEKLIQLDPTNIELQDLYLNLQE; translated from the coding sequence TTGTCTTACACAGTAATTGATAAAGCTCTAGAACTAATAGATAACGGGGACATAGAACAGGGTCTTACTATCCTGAAAGAAAACGAATCAAAATGTGGAGAAGAGGATTTGTTTCAAACTGCCCAGATCTATCAGCAACTTGGCATGCTTGAAGACGCCAAACAACTTTACCAAAACCTCCTATACCAGTTTCCGAATGAGTCTGACCTTATTATTTCACTGGCTGAAGTCCACATTGACCTTGATGAAGAAGATGAAGCGATGGGGTTATTAGAAAACATAGCGGAAGATGATGAGGTCTATATTCAGTCTCTGCTTCTTCTTGCAGACCTGTATCAGGCACAGGGACTATTTGAGGTCAGTGAGCAGAAATTACTTGCTGCCAAAAAACTTGCACCAAATGAACCAATTATCAGCCTTGCTTTAGGGGAAGTGTATCTATCTCAAGGTGACTATAAAAAAGCCATTCCATTTTATGAATCAGTCCTTCCGCATGCAGGTGAGATTGAGTTCTCCCTGCAAGAAAGACTAGCTGAATGTTACAGTGCAACAGGTCAATTTGAAGAAGCGATGCCTTATTTCGACCAGGCTTTGCAGAAAGAGTTGAAAATTGACGTATTATTTCAATACGGATTTACCGCTTTTCAGGCAGGATATTTCAAGACGAGTATCGAAAAACTTAATCAGGTAAAAGAAATGGATTATGAATACTCCTCTCTTTACTTGTATCTTGCAAAAGCATATGAACACGAAGGATTGTTAGAAGACAGCTTGCGTGTTGCAAAAGAAGGATTAGCGGTTAATGAATATAACAAAGAACTGCAAGTGTACGGAGCCAAAGTGGCAATGAAACAGCAGAATGTACAAGAGGCAGAAAGGTTACTTAGGGAAGCCATTGCCATCGATCCTGGATATGTGGAAGCAGCCTTAACTTTAACGAAAATCTTCTTGCAGGAAGAGCGCTATGAAGATGTTATAGACTGCCTAAATGAACTCATTAACTTTGGAGAGTCAGATCCGCAATATGATTGGGACCTAGCTGTTGCCTATCAACAAACCGAAAAATATTCTGATGCATTAAATCATTACCGTCAAGCATATACTTCTTTTAAAGATGACAGCAGCTTCCTTTACGATTATGCACACTTCCTATTGGAGGAAGGGAAACGAGAAGAAGCAAAGCCGCTTTTTGAAAAACTAATACAACTTGACCCAACCAACATAGAATTGCAAGATCTGTATTTAAATTTACAAGAGTAG
- the trpB gene encoding tryptophan synthase subunit beta produces the protein MTNVQTPDSFGRFGEFGGKYVPETLMLPLEELEQGLQEALKDPNFLEDYHYYLKEYSGRPTALTYAEKLSSRIGGAKIYLKREDLNHTGAHKINNAIGQALLAKRLGKKKIIAETGAGQHGVAAATVAAKFGLECKVFMGEEDIERQALNVFRMKLLGAEVIPATSGNKTLKDATNEAIRYWVQHCEDHFYMIGSVVGPHPYPYMVREFQRVIGEESKRQFQEREGGLPDKIVACVGGGSNAIGMFAPFVDDAVKLIGVEAAGKGIDTPLHAATLTKGTKGVIHGSLTYLIQDEHGQIIEPYSISAGLDYPGIGPEHAYLKDSNRVEYQSVTDEEALEALHILAKEEGIIPAIESAHALATAYKEAAKMPSDQTVLVCLSGRGDKDVHTLMNRMEGTVE, from the coding sequence ATGACAAACGTACAAACACCAGATAGCTTCGGTAGATTTGGAGAGTTCGGGGGCAAGTATGTGCCTGAAACATTGATGCTGCCGTTGGAAGAATTAGAACAAGGCTTACAAGAGGCATTGAAAGATCCAAACTTTCTAGAAGACTATCATTATTATTTGAAGGAGTATTCCGGCAGACCGACAGCGTTGACATACGCTGAAAAACTTTCAAGTCGTATTGGTGGAGCGAAGATTTACTTAAAGAGAGAAGATCTGAATCATACTGGCGCACATAAAATAAATAACGCCATTGGCCAGGCATTACTTGCTAAGCGCTTGGGCAAAAAGAAGATTATCGCAGAAACAGGGGCAGGACAACATGGAGTAGCAGCCGCAACGGTTGCTGCCAAGTTTGGACTGGAGTGCAAGGTGTTCATGGGGGAAGAGGACATTGAGCGGCAAGCGCTAAACGTTTTTCGTATGAAATTACTGGGAGCAGAAGTAATACCTGCTACAAGCGGCAATAAAACGCTAAAAGATGCCACCAATGAAGCTATTCGCTACTGGGTGCAGCATTGTGAAGACCATTTTTATATGATTGGCTCGGTTGTTGGTCCCCATCCGTATCCATATATGGTAAGGGAATTTCAACGAGTGATCGGGGAAGAATCAAAGAGACAGTTCCAAGAAAGAGAAGGCGGTTTGCCAGACAAAATCGTAGCCTGTGTAGGAGGAGGCTCCAATGCAATTGGAATGTTTGCGCCATTTGTGGACGATGCAGTAAAACTTATCGGTGTGGAAGCTGCAGGAAAAGGTATCGATACACCCCTTCATGCTGCTACCTTAACGAAAGGGACAAAAGGAGTCATTCATGGATCGCTGACTTATCTTATTCAAGATGAGCACGGCCAGATCATTGAACCATATTCCATTTCAGCAGGCCTTGATTACCCAGGTATCGGCCCTGAGCATGCCTATTTGAAAGACAGCAACAGAGTGGAGTACCAAAGTGTGACGGATGAGGAAGCATTGGAGGCCCTTCATATACTTGCAAAGGAAGAAGGCATCATCCCGGCAATCGAGTCTGCACACGCTCTGGCAACTGCGTATAAAGAAGCGGCAAAGATGCCAAGTGATCAAACGGTCCTTGTTTGTTTATCGGGGCGGGGCGACAAAGACGTGCATACATTAATGAATAGAATGGAGGGGACAGTAGAATGA
- a CDS encoding phosphoribosylanthranilate isomerase, translated as MFKTKVKFCGNKSLEDYEASVKTDADYLGFVFARSKRQVTPDQVAQWVALVHPRNKRLVGIFVNQSKEFILHAIRTVPLDVVQCHGDEDLTFIKDLKAESDVDIWKVIHHEDESTVDKLKPFLGTIDGFVVDKKVGNQYGGTGTSFNWGHIPLYDKVSCENDIPYLIAGGINVETLQELLPFSPQGIDLSSGIEENFAKSEEKMNLIERMVREHDKRTNTR; from the coding sequence GTGTTTAAAACGAAGGTGAAATTCTGTGGCAACAAAAGCTTGGAAGATTATGAGGCATCTGTAAAGACCGACGCAGATTATCTAGGCTTCGTTTTTGCGAGGAGTAAGCGCCAGGTAACACCCGATCAGGTGGCACAATGGGTAGCGCTTGTTCATCCTCGGAACAAGCGGCTTGTAGGAATCTTTGTCAATCAAAGTAAAGAGTTCATCCTTCATGCTATCCGCACTGTTCCGCTCGATGTCGTTCAGTGTCACGGAGATGAGGACCTGACTTTTATAAAAGACTTGAAGGCAGAGAGTGATGTGGATATCTGGAAAGTAATCCACCATGAAGATGAATCTACTGTAGATAAATTAAAACCTTTCCTTGGAACGATAGATGGTTTTGTGGTAGATAAGAAGGTCGGCAATCAGTACGGTGGGACGGGAACAAGCTTCAATTGGGGGCATATCCCGCTTTATGACAAGGTTTCGTGTGAAAATGATATTCCATATTTGATTGCTGGCGGGATAAATGTAGAGACCTTACAAGAGTTGTTACCCTTTTCTCCACAAGGAATCGATCTATCAAGTGGAATAGAAGAGAATTTTGCTAAAAGTGAAGAAAAAATGAATCTGATAGAAAGAATGGTGAGGGAACATGACAAACGTACAAACACCAGATAG
- the trpA gene encoding tryptophan synthase subunit alpha codes for MTTYLERLPKHDKLFIPFIMSGDPTPELTIKLALLLEEAGASVLELGVPYSDPLADGPVIQRASKRALAHKTTITSTMELAGEMRRRGLKIPIILFTYFNPVLQLGEESFFALAKQNQVDGLLIPDLPYEESGRIREKCSEHAITYISLVAPTSKDRMNTITEHAQGFLYCISSLGVTGVRKEFSEELYAFLDEVKKKSNVPTAVGFGISESEHIQTLKPYCDGFVVGSALIKMIEQKEKQFKVDEEKTLHELKEQIEELISPLLAER; via the coding sequence ATGACAACGTACCTAGAGAGATTACCAAAACATGACAAGCTGTTTATTCCATTTATCATGTCTGGAGACCCTACACCGGAATTGACGATAAAGCTGGCCCTCCTTTTAGAAGAAGCGGGCGCATCCGTGCTAGAGCTTGGAGTCCCGTACTCCGATCCGTTAGCCGATGGACCTGTCATACAACGTGCTTCTAAGCGGGCTTTGGCTCATAAAACAACCATAACGAGCACCATGGAGCTTGCAGGAGAAATGAGAAGAAGAGGACTGAAAATTCCGATCATACTCTTTACGTATTTCAATCCTGTGTTACAATTAGGAGAAGAATCCTTTTTCGCTTTAGCGAAGCAAAATCAGGTTGATGGGCTCCTTATTCCTGACCTTCCGTACGAAGAGAGTGGGCGCATACGAGAGAAATGCAGCGAACATGCTATTACGTATATATCGCTTGTTGCCCCAACTTCTAAAGATCGGATGAATACGATCACGGAACACGCCCAAGGATTTCTATATTGTATCTCATCCCTTGGCGTGACAGGAGTGCGTAAGGAATTTTCGGAGGAGTTATACGCTTTTCTTGATGAAGTGAAAAAGAAAAGCAACGTTCCGACTGCAGTAGGATTCGGAATTTCAGAGAGTGAACACATACAAACCTTAAAACCATATTGTGATGGCTTTGTGGTGGGGAGTGCACTCATAAAAATGATTGAACAAAAAGAAAAGCAATTTAAAGTTGATGAAGAAAAAACATTGCATGAATTAAAAGAACAAATAGAGGAGCTTATTTCTCCACTTTTAGCAGAAAGGTGA
- a CDS encoding prephenate dehydrogenase — MNGKVLVIGLGLIGGSIALAIKKEHPNAYIMGYDIHVQQAKLAKSLKVIDDFCENYDAEARDADFIVISVPVMQANEVLKHLSGITFSKPQVVITDVGSTKNSITTLAATLFPQDNVTFIGGHPMAGSHKSGVIAAKSHLFENAFYVLTPFKEDANPKEVALTKMWLAGTKANFITMSAKEHDLVAGVISHFPHVVAAGLVHQAEDMQSTNPFVSRLAAGGFRDITRIASSNPTMWKDILIHNKATILTLLDQWMEQMEVVRDHLSQDNEAFLLEYFSKAKEFRDGLPVKSKGAIPSFYDLYVDVPDYPGIISEITGILAQENISITNIRIMETREEIYGVLRLSFQSEEDRQSAEDCLRKHTMYETYIV, encoded by the coding sequence GTGAACGGGAAAGTGTTGGTGATCGGACTAGGGCTGATCGGAGGGTCCATAGCCCTTGCGATAAAAAAAGAACATCCAAATGCCTATATAATGGGATACGATATTCATGTACAACAGGCAAAATTAGCAAAGTCGTTAAAAGTTATCGACGATTTTTGTGAAAACTATGATGCAGAAGCAAGGGATGCAGATTTTATTGTCATTTCTGTACCTGTCATGCAGGCAAATGAAGTGTTAAAACATTTAAGCGGGATTACATTTTCGAAACCACAAGTTGTGATTACCGATGTAGGAAGTACGAAAAATAGCATTACAACTTTAGCCGCTACCCTTTTCCCCCAGGATAATGTTACATTCATAGGGGGACATCCCATGGCAGGTTCCCATAAAAGCGGGGTGATTGCTGCCAAAAGCCACCTTTTTGAAAATGCTTTTTATGTACTTACTCCATTCAAAGAGGATGCAAATCCTAAAGAAGTGGCCTTAACCAAAATGTGGCTTGCCGGAACAAAGGCGAACTTTATCACCATGTCTGCTAAAGAACATGATCTGGTTGCCGGAGTCATCAGTCATTTTCCTCATGTGGTCGCAGCAGGTCTTGTTCATCAGGCGGAGGACATGCAGTCTACTAATCCGTTTGTCTCAAGACTCGCAGCTGGCGGATTTAGGGATATCACAAGGATCGCCTCAAGTAACCCAACCATGTGGAAAGACATTTTAATACATAATAAAGCCACTATCTTAACACTTTTAGATCAATGGATGGAGCAAATGGAAGTGGTGAGGGATCATTTGTCACAGGATAACGAAGCTTTTTTGCTAGAGTATTTTAGCAAGGCTAAGGAATTCCGTGACGGCCTGCCCGTAAAGTCCAAGGGAGCCATTCCCTCATTTTACGATTTATATGTAGATGTGCCTGACTATCCTGGTATCATTTCTGAAATTACCGGTATACTTGCACAAGAAAACATAAGCATTACCAATATCCGAATCATGGAAACAAGAGAAGAAATTTATGGAGTGCTGAGACTAAGCTTCCAATCTGAAGAAGATCGCCAATCTGCTGAAGATTGCCTACGCAAACACACCATGTATGAAACCTATATTGTCTAG